Proteins encoded in a region of the Planococcus citri chromosome 1, ihPlaCitr1.1, whole genome shotgun sequence genome:
- the LOC135838080 gene encoding plexin A3-like isoform X1, with the protein MYIMIIMRIRQFFPIFTFTLILYISTNHSDAQSEEDIVTVFPQEGSFDHLAVDKYGRWIYVAGPGILHQISSDMQLQVEYTIKELADFSNCTTYSCLSELYGNISDYNQILVLDYQNQQLISCGTFYSGICHAHDMSNISKILATKFEQVVQSNHKNPAVAFTAPCSLHNSSIPLSTLYVGFVENNIAQVQIRNLGQTHFLSVLRENSAFNSTKNSIPVRGSTFIKGFNFQNNSYFLTTHVNISSTINDTTVGLLWGAGYLSKIDDEQEKDSYNGVFITCNSSIEYSAELQIRQAYIYEYGNKSNSASQTDSLEVKETFMFTLSAMYVLGGYAGYVVCKYDMNNIHFTSQKNQILNEDLIFFHEGMPYATAMAVTSVNNHIVLFLGTDTGHLMKVSIEGFQSLNADTANYYSDIPFKEGFPINSDLLFDFKNNFLYIMASDYVDTVNTSDCYKYNTSYECLRTQDPHCGWCFAKNICCLKSECTDTDEQNSIGWMSYDIYKHMNTSSMSKNKLLQTAEWNETVSFIESHPFDNLAIICSEYETCSACVTSNYPCKWHVNDHRCTDETVWSSKDIVIGATLDQIQSKIKNTLFYDKFIRDEYFCPQFFLTNNDGSVFLASADLEKEISITFRYRIPTDLPNETFTCEFHLEGNKTIQYATSLAVASRSTAPNIGISEGEIECNSVILTYADKKPNETVQLSIVWNGSNPLDDPQNIRVILFKCPYIGNQCKTCVSKEYCKWNSGAEQCEHDEHDSINDEDGIANEQRRQDAKMEQCQDPTISFFTPQLAPWEGGTRISIHISNLGNAFPLSWNITVGDTTCTVHSQPTDIIKEPLICVVDACNSTFHNCSGPIRLIAEGLLLTSNTTFEFFDLKINDISPKIGSTIGGTEIIINGENLNTGNVTEVYIGDLECVVFEHQSKQLKCLTGPSKLSFKTHVNIYFDGHTRTSEQVYEYDENLEADENIQTIPRGVPTGGPNTTIKFDVSIQKNITKKQEILFYIQGEGKAKIYYSKCEISNISLICPIPSIDLNSNFLDEKKPKRMDYGFKINSPNGKNVTDFHITKKYPKFLLYPDSVRDLLQGKIVKQQTTSIIVKWLLENIYLFIVGLVILVVLIITTSIMYWRKSAARVRKMQKQINVMGMERIAVSQLVKRVVIEKKLELDENLSQMLKLPNVNITYESYYISDANQTTPKIDYEIPLDEKWEVPRGNVVLGNFLGEGEFGRVVKGNVSGLSQQHDDTTVAVKMLKSNYKDTDLVNLVMEMELMKLIGRHDNVLGLLGCCTLDGPLYIITEYSPHGNLLDFLRNHHLPSKPSAIDDLSEKVLVTFALQIASGMEYLASIKCIHGDLAARNILLFDDYIVKIADFGLARETGHTDYYKQKTNGRFPVKWMAPEALTHRRFTTQSDTWSYGVLLWEIMTFGAVPYSSYNDLEKLLKDIEAGYRMMKPKNCSTTIYSLMLKCWNYLPEERPDVTTIIEELNVILADYDAIVEHSDPPSQMENETDSLLESIT; encoded by the exons ATGTACATTATGATCATAATGCGTATTCGTCAATTCTTTCCCATTTTTACTTTTACATTAATATTGTACATAAGCACAAACCACTCAGATGCACAATCCGAGGAAGATATCGTGACAGTGTTTCCCCAAGAGGGTTCATTTGACCATTTGGCAGTAGACAAGTATGGAAGATGGATATATGTAGCTGGACCAGGAATTCTACATCAAATATCATCGGACATGCAGTTGCAAGTTGAATATACCATCAAGGAACtagctgatttttcaaattgtacaacTTACAGTTGTTTGAGCGAATTGTATGGAAATATCAGCGATTATAACCAAATATTAGTATTGGACTATCAGAACCAGCAATTGATATCGTGCGGTACTTTTTACTCGGGTATATGCCATGCTCATGACATGAGtaatatatcaaaaattttggcaacCAAGTTTGAACAAGTTGTACAAAGTAACCATAAGAACCCGGCTGTAGCCTTTACGGCGCCTTGTTCACTACACAACTCATCGATACCATTGTCCACACTATATGTCGGCTTTGTTGAAAACAATATTGCGCAAGTACAGATCAGAAATCTAGGACAAACACATTTTCTGTCAGTACTAAGAGAAAATTCTGCCTTCAATTCGACAAAGAATTCTATACCCGTTCGTGGTTCCACATTTATTAagggtttcaattttcaaaacaacagCTACTTTCTCACCACACATGTCAATATTTCATCTACAATAAATGATACAACTGTTGGACTGCTCTGGGGAGCAGGGTACCTAAGCAAGATAGATGATGAACAGGAAAAAGATTCATATAACGGTGTTTTTATAACTTGCAATTCTAGCATAGAATATTCAGCTGAACTTCAAATCAGGCAGGCTTATATCTATGAGTATGGGAACAAATCAAACTCAGCATCACAAACAGATTCACTTGAAGTGAAGGAAACATTTATGTTCACACTTTCCGCTATGTATGTATTAGGAGGATATGCGGGTTATGTAGTATGTAAATATGATATGAATAACATACATTTCACTTCTCAAAAGAACCAAATACTAAACGAAGATCTCATATTTTTCCACGAGGGTATGCCATATGCAACAGCTATGGCAGTCACATCTGTTAACAACCACATTGTTTTGTTCCTTGGTACAGATACAGGACATCTGATGAAAGTATCGATTGAAGGATTTCAATCACTCAATGCTGACACGGCAAATTACTACTCAGATATCCCATTTAAAGAGGGATTTCCTATAAATTCTGATTTGctgtttgatttcaaaaataacttcttGTATATAATGGCTTCAGATTATGTTGACACTGTCAACACAAGCGATTGTTACAAATACAATACATCATACGAATGTTTGCGCACACAAGATCCTCATTGCGGATGgtgttttgctaaaaatataTGTTGTTTGAAATCAGAATGTACTGATACTGATGAACAAAACAGCATCGGATGGATGTCGTATGATATCTATAAACACATGAACACATCTTCAATGTCAAAGAACAAACTTTTACAAACAGCAGAATGGAATGAGACAGTCAGTTTCATAGAATCACACCCTTTTGATAATCTCGCAATAATATGTAGCGAATATGAGACGTGTTCGGCGTGTGTAACCTCAAATTATCCATGTAAATGGCATGTGAATGATCACAGGTGTACGGATGAAACAGTCTGGAGCAGTAAGGACATAGTAATAGGGGCTACTTTGGATCAGATCcaatctaaaattaaaaataccctattctATGATAAATTTATAAGAGATGAGTATTTCTGTCCCCAGTTCTTCCTCACTAACAATGATGGTTCAGTTTTTCTCGCGAGTGCCGATTTAGAAAAGGAAATAAGCATTACATTTAGGTATAGAATCCCAACAGATTTGCCAAATGAAACATTTACATGTGAATTTCACCTTGAAGGAAACAAGACCATACAATATGCAACTTCGCTCGCAGTCGCTTCAAGGTCTACTGCACCCAATATAGGCATTTCAGAAGGAGAAATTGAATGTAATAGTGTGATACTTACATATGCTGATAAAAAACCAAATGAAACTGTCCAATTGTCAATTGTGTGGAATGGATCAAACCCTCTTGATGACCCTCAAAATATACGTGTAATCTTATTTAAATGCCCATACATAGGAAATCAGTGTAAAACTTGTGTAAGTAAGGAATATTGCAAATGGAATTCAGGAGCTGAGCAATGTGAACACGATGAACACGATAGCATTAATGATGAAGATGGCATTGCCAATGAACAGCGGCGGCAAGATGCTAAAATGGAACAATGTCAAGATCCAACAATCTCTTTCTTTACACCACAACTAGCACCATGGGAAGGTGGAACTAGAATATCAATCCATATTAGCAACTTGGGTAATGCATTTCCTTTGTCTTGGAATATTACAGTAGGAGACACCACCTGCACTGTGCATTCACAACCAACTGACATTATAAAAGAACCATTAATCTGTGTAGTGGATGCTTGTAATTCAACATTTCACAATTGTAGTGGACCAATTAGGCTTATTGCAGAAGGTTTACTTTTGACATCAAATACAACCTTCGAATTTTTTGATCTTAAAATCAATGATATCTCCCCAAAAATTGGATCAACAATTGGTGGCACTGAGATAATAAttaatggtgaaaatttgaatactgGTAATGTAACTGAAGTTTACATAGGTGACTTGGAATGTGTAGTATTTGAACACCAATCTAAGCAACTGAAGTGCTTGACAGGTCCATCTAAATTGTCCTTCAAAACTCATGTCAATATATACTTTGATGGGCATACTCGAACATCTGAACAAGTTTAtgaatatgatgaaaatttagaagCAGATGAAAACATTCAAACAATACCTAGAGGTGTTCCAACAGGCGGACCGAATACAACAATAAAATTTGATGTATCTATTCAAAAGAACAtcacaaaaaagcaagaaatcTTATTCTACATCCAAGGTGAAGGGAAAGCAAAGATATACTACAGCAAATGTGAAATATCCAACATTTCCCTGATCTGTCCAATACCAAGCATTGATCTCAACAGTAATTTTCTAGATGAAAAGAAACCCAAACGCATGGATTATGGTTTTAAAATAAACTCTCCAAATGGAAAAAACGTGACCGATTTtcacattacaaaaaaataccccaAGTTTCTACTTTACCCAGATTCAGTTCGTGATCTTTTACAAGGAAAAATCGTTAAACAACAAACTACATCAATCATAGTCAAATGGTTGTTAGAAAACATCTACTTGTTCATAGTAGGGTTAGTGATACTCGTTGTACTCATAATTACAACATCAATTATGTATTGGAGAAAATCCGCTGCAAGGgtaagaaaaatgcaaaaacagaTAAATGTAATGGGAATGGAAAGGATAGCGGTGTCACAATTGGTTAAAAGAgtagtaattgaaaaaaaattggaactggatgaaaatttatcacaaaTGCTT AAATTACCAAATGTCAACATCACATATGAATCCTACTATATATCAGATGCCAATCAAACAACACCAAAGATTGATTATGAGATACCACTAGATGAAAAGTGGGAAGTTCCAAGAGGAAACGTTGTTCTTGGGAACTTTCTAGGAGAAGGGGAATTCGGAAGAGTTGTCAAAGGAAATGTTTCGGGCCTCTCACAACAACATGATGACACAACAGTAGCAGTAAAGATGTTGAAAA GTAACTACAAAGACACAGATTTGGTCAACTTGGTGATGGAAATGGAACTGATGAAACTTATTGGCAGACATGACAATGTACTTGGTTTACTCGGATGTTGTACACTTGATGGGCCATTGTACATTATCACAGAATACTCTCCACATggaaatttactcgattttcttAGAAATCACCACCTTCCTTCCAAACCGTCGGCAATTGATGACTTGTCTGAAAAAGTTCTAGTCACATTTGCCCTACAAATAGCAAGCGGCATGGAGTATTTGGCTTCTATAAAA TGTATCCACGGAGACCTAGCAGCTCGAAATATCTTGTTATTTGATGATTATATCGTGAAAATCGCCGATTTTGGATTAGCCAGAGAAACTGGACATACTGACTActacaaacaaaaaacaaatggAAGATTCCCAGTTAAGTGGATGGCACCAGAAGCTTTAACACACAGACGTTTCACAACTCAATCTGATAC ATGGTCATATGGTGTGCTGTTGTGGGAAATTATGACTTTTGGCGCTGTTCCGTATTCGTCATACaatgatttagaaaaattactgaaagatATTGAAGCAGGCTATCGTATGATGAAACCCAAAAACTGTTCGACAACAAT ATACTCCCTAATGTTGAAATGCTGGAATTATTTACCCGAAGAACGACCAGACGTCACAACAATCATTGAAGAATTGAATGTCATTCTGGCAGATTATGACGCA ATTGTTGAACATTCTGATCCTCCCAGTCAGATGGAAAATGAAACTGATAGTCTATTGGAGAGCATTACTTGA
- the LOC135838080 gene encoding fibroblast growth factor receptor homolog 1-like isoform X2: MSPGAPSLLDQHMTVLYLLQKLPNVNITYESYYISDANQTTPKIDYEIPLDEKWEVPRGNVVLGNFLGEGEFGRVVKGNVSGLSQQHDDTTVAVKMLKSNYKDTDLVNLVMEMELMKLIGRHDNVLGLLGCCTLDGPLYIITEYSPHGNLLDFLRNHHLPSKPSAIDDLSEKVLVTFALQIASGMEYLASIKCIHGDLAARNILLFDDYIVKIADFGLARETGHTDYYKQKTNGRFPVKWMAPEALTHRRFTTQSDTWSYGVLLWEIMTFGAVPYSSYNDLEKLLKDIEAGYRMMKPKNCSTTIYSLMLKCWNYLPEERPDVTTIIEELNVILADYDAIVEHSDPPSQMENETDSLLESIT, translated from the exons atgtcacctggggcaccttcCTTGTTAGATCAACACATGACTGTCTTGTACTTATTACAGAAATTACCAAATGTCAACATCACATATGAATCCTACTATATATCAGATGCCAATCAAACAACACCAAAGATTGATTATGAGATACCACTAGATGAAAAGTGGGAAGTTCCAAGAGGAAACGTTGTTCTTGGGAACTTTCTAGGAGAAGGGGAATTCGGAAGAGTTGTCAAAGGAAATGTTTCGGGCCTCTCACAACAACATGATGACACAACAGTAGCAGTAAAGATGTTGAAAA GTAACTACAAAGACACAGATTTGGTCAACTTGGTGATGGAAATGGAACTGATGAAACTTATTGGCAGACATGACAATGTACTTGGTTTACTCGGATGTTGTACACTTGATGGGCCATTGTACATTATCACAGAATACTCTCCACATggaaatttactcgattttcttAGAAATCACCACCTTCCTTCCAAACCGTCGGCAATTGATGACTTGTCTGAAAAAGTTCTAGTCACATTTGCCCTACAAATAGCAAGCGGCATGGAGTATTTGGCTTCTATAAAA TGTATCCACGGAGACCTAGCAGCTCGAAATATCTTGTTATTTGATGATTATATCGTGAAAATCGCCGATTTTGGATTAGCCAGAGAAACTGGACATACTGACTActacaaacaaaaaacaaatggAAGATTCCCAGTTAAGTGGATGGCACCAGAAGCTTTAACACACAGACGTTTCACAACTCAATCTGATAC ATGGTCATATGGTGTGCTGTTGTGGGAAATTATGACTTTTGGCGCTGTTCCGTATTCGTCATACaatgatttagaaaaattactgaaagatATTGAAGCAGGCTATCGTATGATGAAACCCAAAAACTGTTCGACAACAAT ATACTCCCTAATGTTGAAATGCTGGAATTATTTACCCGAAGAACGACCAGACGTCACAACAATCATTGAAGAATTGAATGTCATTCTGGCAGATTATGACGCA ATTGTTGAACATTCTGATCCTCCCAGTCAGATGGAAAATGAAACTGATAGTCTATTGGAGAGCATTACTTGA